A genomic stretch from Bacillus sp. N1-1 includes:
- the aspS gene encoding aspartate--tRNA ligase, translated as MIGRSHSCGKIRENEIGKTVELKGWVQKRRDLGGLIFIDFRDRSGIVQVVFNPDLSKEALELAENVRNEYVLGITGKVVARAEGTINPNLSTGSIEVHAESLEILNAAKNPPISIANDVEVGEDIRLKYRYLDLRRPVMQETFKLRHRTTKVIRDFLDQNEFLEIETPMLTKSTPEGARDYLVPSRVHDGEFYALPQSPQLFKQLLMVSGFERYYQVVRCFRDEDLRADRQPEFTQVDIETSFLPKEDLIAMMEEMMSAVLKETKGIEMKIPFQRMTHAEAMNRYGSDKPDTRFEMEFVDVSELVKDSDFKVFSGAVASGGAVKGINAKGAASEYSRKDIDALTEYVKTYKAKGLAWLKVEEDGLKGPISKFFDESLATQLKEAFDAEAGDLLLFVADSKSIVADSLGSLRTKLGKDLGLIDYSKFNFLWIMDFPLMSYDEEADRYFAEHHPFTMPLKEDLHLLEEEPGKVRADAYDLVLNGYELGGGSQRIFQRDIQEKMFKALGFTKEEAEAEFGFLLEAFEYGTPPHGGIAFGLDRLVMLLAGRTNLRDTIAFPKTASASCLLTEAPSPVSEDQLKELHLELAKKPVAAEKE; from the coding sequence ATGATCGGAAGAAGTCACTCGTGTGGGAAAATTCGTGAAAACGAAATCGGAAAAACAGTAGAATTAAAAGGATGGGTTCAAAAACGTCGTGATCTTGGTGGGTTAATTTTCATTGATTTTAGAGACCGTTCTGGGATTGTTCAGGTTGTTTTCAATCCAGATTTATCAAAAGAAGCGCTAGAACTTGCAGAGAATGTTAGAAATGAATATGTGCTAGGCATTACAGGGAAAGTAGTAGCACGTGCAGAAGGAACGATTAATCCTAATTTATCGACTGGTTCGATTGAAGTACATGCTGAATCACTTGAAATTCTCAATGCGGCTAAAAACCCTCCTATTAGCATCGCAAACGATGTAGAGGTTGGAGAAGACATTCGCTTAAAATATCGCTATCTAGACCTACGACGTCCGGTTATGCAAGAAACATTCAAACTTCGTCATCGTACAACGAAAGTGATACGTGATTTTCTAGATCAGAATGAATTTCTTGAGATTGAAACCCCTATGCTAACAAAGAGTACGCCTGAAGGTGCTCGTGACTACTTAGTGCCTAGCCGAGTGCACGATGGAGAATTTTATGCACTTCCACAATCTCCTCAGCTGTTTAAACAGCTGTTGATGGTTTCTGGGTTTGAACGTTATTACCAGGTCGTTCGCTGTTTCCGTGATGAAGACCTTAGAGCAGACCGTCAACCGGAATTTACACAGGTTGATATTGAAACTTCATTCCTTCCAAAAGAGGATTTAATTGCAATGATGGAAGAAATGATGAGCGCTGTATTGAAAGAAACGAAAGGCATCGAAATGAAGATACCTTTCCAGCGTATGACTCATGCTGAAGCAATGAATCGCTATGGATCTGATAAGCCAGACACACGCTTTGAAATGGAATTTGTGGATGTATCTGAACTCGTGAAGGATTCTGATTTTAAAGTGTTCTCTGGAGCAGTTGCTTCAGGCGGAGCAGTAAAAGGCATCAATGCAAAAGGCGCTGCTAGTGAATATTCACGCAAAGATATTGATGCTTTAACGGAGTATGTGAAAACATATAAAGCAAAAGGACTTGCATGGTTGAAAGTAGAGGAAGATGGTTTGAAAGGACCTATTTCTAAATTCTTTGATGAATCACTAGCTACTCAACTAAAAGAAGCATTTGACGCTGAAGCAGGAGACCTTCTACTCTTCGTAGCTGACAGTAAATCTATTGTTGCTGATAGTCTTGGTTCTCTTCGTACAAAGCTAGGTAAAGACCTGGGCCTTATTGATTATTCGAAGTTTAACTTCCTTTGGATCATGGACTTCCCGCTTATGAGTTATGATGAGGAAGCAGATCGTTATTTTGCGGAGCATCATCCATTTACAATGCCATTGAAAGAAGATCTTCATCTCCTTGAAGAAGAGCCTGGCAAAGTACGTGCAGATGCATATGACCTTGTACTCAATGGTTATGAGCTTGGGGGTGGTTCTCAGCGTATTTTCCAACGTGATATTCAGGAAAAAATGTTTAAAGCACTAGGCTTTACAAAAGAAGAGGCAGAAGCAGAGTTTGGTTTCCTTCTTGAAGCATTCGAATACGGAACGCCTCCACATGGCGGAATTGCTTTTGGGCTTGATCGTCTCGTTATGTTGCTTGCTGGAAGAACGAATCTTCGCGATACAATTGCTTTCCCTAAAACAGCTAGCGCGAGCTGCTTGTTAACGGAAGCGCCGTCTCCTGTTAGTGAAGATCAGTTGAAAGAATTACATCTTGAACTAGCTAAGAAGCCAGTTGCCGCTGAGAAAGAATAA